From one Trueperella pyogenes genomic stretch:
- a CDS encoding amino acid ABC transporter ATP-binding/permease protein, whose amino-acid sequence MNEPTVRELVAWLTSITRPVHRPLIVSTIFRIVNLSCDILLFGYAGWAVYRALAGQMTALDIAWIIVIALVKAFAYYVEQFLGHFVAFKALELLRGYAFSRLWPQAPMVSMRSRSGDLLASLTRDVDRIEVVYAHTFAPVISAFIVPPVFLVTAGALLGWEVIAIPALAYLVAMAVVPALGARESLDSTSRQLGTRARMVAHVTDSVFGVEEVVGYGLERERLAQTDQLGGVIEDDAARSAMFRGLRRGLNIALSALAVIGVAYGGVSSGIDAGLVVAIAAGTLRLFEGPKGVEDAVGALDASLASARRIWRIAHGEDGVVDGDRPFPAGERVSVQWSNVTYSYPDAPRERPVLEEFSFHVPAGSHAAFVGRSGSGKTTAAQLALRFDDPTAGAIYINGVDIRSIRLDELRAHIALVSQRNQILDATVAENVRLGVPEASDDDVWQALDIACIADEIRAMPEGLQTPTGQDGALLSGGQGQRLALARAVLMRPKVLILDEFSSNLNVDLDKQIRQKLANRLAGVTIIEITHVNGDDESIDHTAQFGLPCARRQDSA is encoded by the coding sequence ATGAATGAGCCAACCGTGCGCGAACTTGTGGCGTGGCTGACCTCCATCACTCGCCCGGTTCACCGGCCGCTTATCGTCTCTACTATCTTCCGCATCGTCAATTTGTCCTGCGATATCCTTCTCTTCGGATATGCAGGCTGGGCCGTTTACCGCGCCCTTGCCGGGCAGATGACCGCTCTCGATATCGCGTGGATAATCGTGATCGCCCTAGTCAAAGCATTCGCCTATTACGTGGAGCAATTTCTGGGGCATTTCGTGGCTTTTAAGGCGCTTGAGCTCTTGCGCGGCTACGCTTTTTCGCGGCTCTGGCCCCAGGCTCCGATGGTGAGCATGCGCAGCCGTTCGGGTGACTTACTCGCATCACTGACGCGCGACGTCGACCGCATCGAGGTTGTCTATGCGCACACCTTTGCCCCGGTCATCTCCGCGTTCATCGTGCCACCGGTGTTTCTAGTGACGGCGGGCGCTCTGCTCGGCTGGGAAGTGATCGCGATACCGGCTCTGGCCTATCTTGTGGCGATGGCCGTAGTGCCAGCGCTGGGTGCGCGCGAGTCATTGGATTCGACCTCTCGTCAGCTTGGCACCCGCGCGCGGATGGTCGCGCATGTGACAGATTCGGTTTTCGGTGTTGAGGAGGTTGTGGGCTACGGGCTGGAACGAGAGCGTTTGGCACAGACCGACCAACTTGGGGGCGTTATTGAGGACGACGCCGCCCGCTCAGCCATGTTCCGTGGCTTGCGGCGCGGACTGAATATCGCCCTTTCAGCGCTCGCCGTGATTGGCGTGGCTTATGGCGGAGTTTCTAGCGGGATCGATGCGGGGCTGGTCGTGGCTATCGCTGCCGGTACGCTGCGTCTTTTTGAAGGCCCGAAAGGAGTCGAAGACGCCGTCGGCGCCCTCGACGCGTCGTTGGCCTCCGCGCGCAGAATCTGGCGCATTGCGCACGGCGAAGACGGGGTAGTCGATGGCGATCGGCCCTTCCCAGCTGGCGAACGTGTCAGCGTGCAATGGTCGAATGTGACTTATTCTTACCCGGATGCGCCCCGCGAGCGTCCCGTGCTTGAGGAGTTTTCGTTCCATGTCCCGGCGGGTTCTCACGCAGCCTTTGTGGGGCGTTCCGGCTCTGGAAAGACGACGGCCGCCCAGCTCGCGCTGCGATTCGACGATCCGACGGCCGGAGCGATCTACATCAACGGTGTTGATATCCGCTCGATCAGGCTCGATGAGCTGCGCGCCCACATCGCGCTGGTCTCGCAAAGAAACCAGATCCTTGACGCCACCGTCGCGGAGAATGTGCGCCTCGGCGTTCCAGAAGCTAGCGACGACGACGTGTGGCAAGCGCTCGACATCGCGTGCATCGCGGACGAGATTCGCGCCATGCCGGAGGGGCTGCAGACTCCGACAGGTCAAGATGGAGCTTTGCTCTCCGGTGGCCAAGGGCAGCGGTTGGCTCTTGCACGGGCTGTGCTGATGAGACCGAAGGTGCTCATCTTGGACGAGTTCTCTTCGAACCTGAATGTCGATCTGGATAAGCAGATTAGACAAAAGCTGGCAAACAGGCTTGCCGGGGTGACGATCATCGAGATCACCCACGTCAACGGCGACGACGAATCGATCGACCATACCGCACAGTTCGGCCTCCCGTGTGCAAGGCGTCAGGACTCAGCGTAG
- the ahpF gene encoding alkyl hydroperoxide reductase subunit F — MLDANALAQVKQLLTNVKLPVVLEASLDASERSTKLRELLEEVAGQSELVSWREVPHPRTPSFAITRAGTDVSVRFAGVPMGEEFASFMLALVQVGGHPVRADEAIVEQIMAIEDEHDFVTYMSLTCQNCPTVVQTLNAMSILNPKIRHTAVEGSAFQDEVNELGIKAVPTIYRNGELFDQGRRGFEEILAKITDSSAHLARLNEQAPFDLLIVGGGPAGSSAAIYAARKGLNVGVATHNVGGQVLDTDSIANLGVIDMIRGTELGNQLASNMSSYGVNVMRNLRATKLHRPDAASPLVVDFEGGVSLRAKSVLIATGARFRTTGVPGEEEYRNRGVSFCPHCDGPLFAGKPLAVLGGGNSAIEAAIDLAGIASHVTVLEFTPHLNADKILVDKLDELENTTVITSATLESIRGDGEEMTGLTYRKADGVATDLEVNGIFIQIGLVPNAEWLEGTLNMNRGSVVIDADNATSMEGVFAAGDVTDIPHKQIVIALGAGANASLSAFNYLIRN; from the coding sequence ATGCTCGATGCCAACGCGCTGGCTCAAGTCAAGCAACTGCTGACAAACGTCAAGCTTCCCGTCGTTCTCGAGGCATCGCTAGACGCTTCGGAGCGCTCAACGAAGCTGCGTGAGCTGTTGGAAGAGGTCGCCGGCCAAAGTGAGCTTGTCTCCTGGCGCGAGGTTCCACACCCACGCACGCCCTCATTCGCCATCACGCGCGCGGGGACGGATGTTTCCGTGCGTTTCGCGGGCGTTCCCATGGGCGAGGAGTTCGCAAGTTTCATGCTGGCACTCGTCCAAGTAGGTGGACATCCAGTGCGGGCCGACGAGGCGATCGTCGAGCAGATCATGGCCATCGAGGACGAACACGACTTCGTCACCTACATGTCCCTGACGTGTCAGAACTGCCCCACCGTGGTTCAGACGTTGAATGCGATGTCGATCCTTAACCCGAAAATCCGGCACACCGCTGTAGAAGGAAGTGCTTTCCAGGACGAGGTCAACGAGCTCGGCATCAAAGCCGTCCCCACGATCTACCGAAACGGTGAGCTCTTTGACCAGGGTCGGCGCGGTTTCGAGGAAATCCTGGCGAAAATCACCGATTCCTCTGCCCATTTAGCACGGCTCAACGAGCAGGCCCCCTTCGATCTCCTCATTGTAGGTGGTGGCCCGGCAGGCTCCAGCGCCGCGATTTATGCCGCACGCAAGGGGCTCAATGTTGGCGTCGCAACGCACAATGTCGGAGGCCAGGTACTCGATACGGATTCTATCGCGAACCTCGGCGTCATCGACATGATTCGTGGTACGGAGTTGGGCAACCAGCTTGCGTCCAATATGTCATCGTATGGCGTGAACGTCATGCGCAACTTGCGTGCGACCAAGTTGCACCGCCCGGATGCCGCCTCGCCGCTCGTCGTCGATTTCGAGGGCGGGGTCAGCCTTCGAGCCAAGTCCGTCCTCATCGCGACGGGCGCCCGCTTCCGCACCACTGGAGTGCCCGGCGAGGAGGAGTACCGCAACCGCGGAGTCTCCTTCTGTCCGCACTGCGACGGCCCGCTCTTCGCAGGCAAACCGCTCGCGGTGCTCGGCGGTGGCAACTCGGCGATCGAGGCCGCGATCGACCTCGCAGGCATAGCCAGTCACGTGACCGTCCTCGAATTTACCCCGCACCTGAACGCGGACAAGATCCTCGTGGACAAGCTCGACGAGCTCGAGAACACCACCGTCATCACCTCGGCCACGCTCGAATCGATCCGCGGCGACGGCGAGGAAATGACCGGGCTGACATATCGCAAAGCCGACGGCGTCGCTACCGACCTCGAGGTCAACGGCATCTTCATCCAAATCGGGCTCGTTCCGAACGCCGAATGGCTCGAAGGCACCCTCAACATGAACCGTGGCTCGGTCGTCATCGACGCCGATAATGCCACCTCCATGGAAGGTGTGTTCGCAGCCGGTGATGTCACCGACATTCCGCATAAGCAGATTGTCATCGCACTCGGCGCGGGCGCCAACGCCTCGTTGAGCGCCTTCAACTACCTCATCCGCAACTAG
- the ahpC gene encoding alkyl hydroperoxide reductase subunit C, which translates to MSLINTTAPEWSASAYHNGEFVDLTNEDYKNSWAILFFYPADFTFVCPTELEDMAENYEEFTKLGVKVYSVSTDKHFSHKAWHDSSERIGKIKFPMLGDPTTEISAAFDTLRPGEGAADRSTILIDPNGVIQYVETTSEGVGRNASELLRKVKAAKYVFEHPGQVCPAAWEEGEDTLAPSFDLSGML; encoded by the coding sequence ATGTCTCTTATCAACACCACTGCCCCGGAATGGTCCGCCTCGGCCTACCACAACGGTGAATTTGTTGACCTCACCAATGAGGACTACAAGAACTCCTGGGCCATCTTGTTCTTCTATCCAGCAGATTTCACCTTCGTCTGCCCGACTGAACTCGAAGATATGGCGGAAAACTACGAGGAATTCACCAAGCTCGGCGTCAAGGTATACTCGGTGTCCACCGACAAGCACTTCTCGCACAAAGCATGGCACGACTCCTCCGAGCGTATCGGCAAGATTAAGTTCCCCATGCTCGGTGACCCGACGACGGAGATCTCCGCGGCTTTCGACACCCTGCGTCCAGGCGAGGGCGCGGCAGACCGCAGCACCATTCTGATCGACCCCAATGGCGTCATCCAGTATGTCGAAACCACCTCTGAAGGCGTCGGGCGGAACGCGAGCGAACTTCTGCGCAAGGTCAAGGCCGCAAAGTACGTCTTCGAGCACCCAGGTCAGGTGTGCCCCGCTGCCTGGGAAGAGGGCGAAGATACGCTGGCGCCTTCCTTCGACCTGTCAGGAATGCTCTAA
- a CDS encoding sensor histidine kinase, translating to MQASEQISDFSRHILKIASSLDRTEVSRALVQTACELTGAEFGAVSVLDSHGDTIQFIQQGMPRGPEVVIEHPPINHGVFNDIPLDSYLIINDVSAYAAGSALPANHPAMKNFLGVAITVNEQVWGRLYLSDKATAFTADDGELVHLLVKATEISVVNSLLYAESQNRARWLTASQHIVSSLLEGTDEDEALEVIAHEMRIAARADIAMIILPSIQDSWISEIVDADDPARVHELVGLNFPKEGRARTVIREQSGVVVDSMQRLRTIRVAELRQFGSALYSPLISQGVGLGVILLLRYPSTAEFNLHDLTMAESVAKQATIAIQLAEARQAQALAAELDERARISRDLHDLAIQQLFASGMHITAMREEMSARGLGEDITGALDDAISAIDDSVKQIRHIVHSLRDDGSSAAIVPRLQHETSVARQSLGYAPSLLLTWNGVDVTESDYHLIDDAVGSDIGDDVVAVVREGLSNAARHAKASSASVKIEATPDEIVVQVVDDGAGIEQALSRRSGLSNLAARARRHHGTFTIEPRGDGQHGTRLEWRVSLR from the coding sequence ATGCAGGCATCAGAACAGATCTCCGATTTTTCGCGCCATATCCTCAAGATCGCCAGCTCACTAGACCGAACAGAGGTTTCGCGCGCGCTTGTGCAGACGGCCTGCGAGCTCACCGGGGCCGAGTTCGGCGCGGTCAGCGTGCTCGATTCCCACGGCGACACGATCCAGTTCATCCAGCAGGGCATGCCGCGCGGGCCAGAAGTAGTCATTGAGCACCCGCCCATCAACCACGGCGTGTTTAACGATATTCCGCTTGACTCCTACCTCATCATCAACGACGTCTCCGCCTACGCAGCCGGCAGCGCGCTGCCAGCCAACCATCCGGCGATGAAGAATTTCCTCGGTGTGGCGATCACCGTCAACGAGCAGGTTTGGGGTCGCCTCTACCTGTCCGATAAAGCCACCGCATTCACCGCCGACGACGGCGAACTTGTCCACCTACTCGTCAAAGCCACAGAGATTTCCGTGGTCAACTCGCTACTGTATGCCGAGTCGCAAAACCGCGCCCGCTGGCTCACAGCCTCCCAACACATCGTTTCTTCTCTCCTTGAGGGCACTGACGAAGATGAAGCCCTCGAAGTGATCGCACATGAAATGCGCATCGCCGCACGCGCAGATATAGCCATGATCATCCTGCCCTCCATCCAAGACTCCTGGATATCTGAAATCGTCGATGCCGACGATCCCGCCCGCGTCCACGAACTCGTAGGCCTGAACTTTCCCAAAGAAGGCCGCGCCCGCACAGTGATCCGAGAACAGTCGGGTGTCGTCGTCGATTCTATGCAGCGCCTACGCACGATCCGTGTAGCCGAGCTACGCCAGTTTGGCTCAGCACTCTACAGTCCACTCATCTCCCAGGGCGTGGGACTGGGGGTTATCCTCTTACTGCGCTATCCCTCTACCGCCGAGTTTAACTTACACGACCTCACCATGGCCGAATCCGTAGCCAAACAGGCCACCATCGCTATTCAATTGGCTGAGGCACGCCAGGCACAGGCGCTCGCCGCCGAGCTAGATGAACGCGCCCGGATCTCGCGCGACCTCCATGACCTGGCTATCCAGCAACTCTTCGCCTCCGGTATGCACATTACAGCTATGCGCGAAGAGATGAGCGCACGCGGTCTCGGAGAAGACATCACAGGCGCACTGGACGACGCCATCTCTGCCATAGACGACTCAGTCAAGCAGATCCGCCATATCGTCCATTCCTTGCGCGACGACGGCTCATCCGCAGCGATAGTCCCACGCCTCCAGCACGAAACCTCGGTGGCACGCCAATCCCTCGGTTATGCACCCTCGCTATTGCTCACCTGGAACGGCGTGGATGTGACAGAATCCGATTACCATCTGATCGACGACGCGGTCGGATCCGATATTGGCGACGACGTCGTCGCCGTCGTTCGCGAGGGCCTGTCCAACGCCGCGCGCCACGCAAAGGCCTCCTCCGCGTCAGTAAAGATCGAAGCGACCCCCGACGAGATCGTCGTCCAAGTGGTCGACGACGGCGCCGGCATTGAACAAGCGCTCTCCCGGCGCTCTGGCCTGTCGAACCTTGCCGCTCGCGCTCGCCGCCATCACGGCACCTTCACCATAGAGCCGCGTGGTGACGGCCAGCATGGCACGCGCCTGGAATGGCGGGTCAGCCTACGCTGA
- a CDS encoding ABC transporter ATP-binding protein/permease, with the protein MSVHKSQVVSRQGRRGTFLTALARIGVELALAAALIVLAAQLGMYMEGRETTGWTVAVLLAIVAGILGVVEIRVGVGAARKEERRVRRNILTRIFAAESLPKNDSDAFSSARLVQLMTDNAERMTDYRQQYLGSTIAALLTPALLTGYITLAVDWRIGLGMMASVFVVPVLVLGFLRIFRGVSAKSRAQRAFLTTKYLDAIRHLTPIRLYGAGARMERELREHGERNRKAIMRILAGNQIVIIVLDGVFSLAFVCWSVLLISWGIGDGRLTPTGALTLLFLLVLLLEPLNQVAGFFYVGMGGIASKRAIGRYLAAHPADTRVDTDERLYESQHAVDVVDVSYDYGRGQVLNCANLRVDYGQKVVLVGASGAGKSTLLGLLKGALPLQTGQITVAGRHLTDLSPAQIRKLSATVSQSTWLFSGAIADNLRMVNRDATEADMWRVLERAHIADEVRRMPDGLNTDVGENGSRLSGGQAQRISLARAFLSGRKILLLDEPTSHVDAESEAHIIDAITEIGSDLTTIIVTHRPALMRIADKTYYVSNGDVSEGENK; encoded by the coding sequence ATGTCCGTTCATAAGTCTCAGGTTGTCTCCAGGCAAGGCCGTAGGGGAACTTTTCTCACGGCACTTGCCCGCATTGGTGTCGAATTGGCACTCGCTGCTGCCCTCATCGTGTTAGCCGCCCAGCTAGGGATGTATATGGAAGGCCGGGAGACAACGGGCTGGACCGTCGCTGTCTTACTCGCAATAGTGGCTGGAATTCTCGGCGTGGTCGAGATTCGGGTAGGAGTTGGCGCCGCGAGAAAAGAAGAAAGACGAGTTCGCCGTAACATCTTGACGCGAATCTTTGCCGCTGAATCGTTGCCAAAGAATGACTCGGATGCGTTTTCGTCGGCGCGGCTGGTGCAGCTCATGACGGACAATGCCGAACGAATGACAGATTACCGGCAACAATATCTGGGCTCTACCATAGCCGCCTTACTCACGCCCGCCCTGCTCACCGGCTATATCACCCTCGCCGTCGATTGGCGCATCGGCTTGGGGATGATGGCAAGCGTTTTTGTGGTCCCAGTTTTAGTGCTCGGCTTCTTGCGGATATTTCGCGGGGTCTCGGCCAAGTCGCGAGCCCAGCGCGCCTTCCTCACAACAAAATATCTCGACGCGATTCGCCATCTAACACCCATCCGCTTGTACGGTGCCGGGGCGCGCATGGAGCGAGAATTGCGTGAGCATGGCGAACGTAACCGGAAAGCTATCATGCGAATCTTGGCTGGCAATCAGATCGTCATCATCGTGCTCGATGGCGTCTTTTCCTTGGCATTCGTGTGCTGGTCGGTGCTGTTGATCTCGTGGGGGATTGGCGACGGTCGGCTAACCCCGACGGGCGCTCTCACGCTTCTCTTCCTCCTCGTGCTCTTGCTTGAGCCCTTAAACCAGGTGGCCGGGTTCTTCTATGTCGGCATGGGCGGAATCGCCTCAAAGCGGGCCATCGGACGCTATTTGGCGGCGCACCCGGCAGATACACGTGTGGATACAGACGAGCGCCTTTACGAGTCACAGCACGCGGTCGACGTCGTTGATGTGTCTTACGACTATGGCCGCGGTCAGGTGCTCAACTGCGCAAACCTCCGTGTCGATTATGGCCAGAAGGTTGTTCTTGTTGGCGCTTCGGGTGCCGGAAAATCAACTTTGCTTGGGCTGTTGAAGGGCGCGTTACCGCTTCAAACGGGGCAAATTACTGTGGCTGGTCGGCACTTGACAGATCTGTCTCCTGCGCAGATTCGCAAGTTGTCAGCGACAGTCTCCCAGTCGACATGGCTCTTCTCTGGGGCCATCGCCGACAATCTGCGGATGGTCAACCGCGATGCTACCGAGGCGGACATGTGGCGTGTGCTCGAACGGGCGCACATCGCCGATGAGGTGCGCCGGATGCCAGACGGACTGAATACAGACGTGGGGGAGAATGGAAGCCGGCTATCGGGCGGCCAGGCTCAGCGTATCTCGCTGGCGCGTGCCTTTCTATCTGGTCGGAAAATCCTGCTCCTCGACGAGCCGACCTCGCACGTCGATGCCGAATCGGAAGCCCATATTATCGACGCCATTACCGAGATTGGTTCCGATCTGACGACGATCATCGTCACTCATCGCCCGGCCTTGATGAGGATCGCAGACAAGACATATTACGTATCGAACGGCGACGTGAGCGAAGGAGAAAACAAATGA